The following are from one region of the Acidobacteriota bacterium genome:
- a CDS encoding TraR/DksA family transcriptional regulator, protein MPSKKELKTAKKMTKKEKDGILRDLKEKKASIVKRISQFYNESKEMETNTAQDLVDKAESSYTKEFLLSLSDADRENLELIDAAIKRLESGDFGDCQLCGNVIGSKRLNALPWTPYCIDCQEKVENETQNT, encoded by the coding sequence ATGCCAAGTAAAAAAGAGTTGAAGACGGCCAAAAAGATGACGAAGAAGGAAAAAGACGGCATCCTGCGCGATCTCAAGGAAAAAAAAGCTTCCATCGTCAAGAGAATCAGCCAATTCTATAACGAAAGCAAAGAGATGGAAACGAACACCGCGCAAGACCTTGTCGACAAGGCCGAAAGTTCCTATACCAAAGAGTTTCTGCTGAGCCTTTCGGATGCCGACAGAGAAAACCTGGAATTGATCGACGCGGCCATCAAGAGGCTGGAGAGCGGCGATTTCGGCGACTGTCAACTCTGTGGAAATGTCATCGGAAGCAAGCGTCTGAACGCCCTTCCCTGGACCCCCTATTGCATCGATTGTCAGGAAAAAGTCGAAAACGAAACCCAAAACACTTGA
- a CDS encoding Hsp20/alpha crystallin family protein → MAIIRWDPFRDMMTLREKMNRLFEDAAASRGDERDMISGSWSPSVDIYEKDNELILSAEIPGVDEKDVELSIEDNVLTLKGERKFEHETKEENYHRIERAYGTFVRSFTLPQYVDQENIKAAHENGLLKIHMPKKPELKPRKVKILKTQQAEKK, encoded by the coding sequence ATGGCTATCATCAGATGGGATCCTTTCAGGGATATGATGACCCTGAGGGAAAAAATGAACCGGCTTTTCGAGGATGCTGCGGCTTCCCGTGGGGATGAGAGGGACATGATCAGCGGATCCTGGTCTCCGTCCGTGGACATTTACGAGAAAGACAACGAGCTCATTCTCAGCGCCGAGATCCCCGGGGTGGATGAGAAGGATGTCGAGCTCAGCATCGAGGACAATGTTCTGACCTTGAAAGGCGAGCGCAAGTTCGAGCACGAGACAAAAGAGGAAAACTATCACCGGATCGAGCGCGCTTATGGGACGTTTGTCAGGTCGTTCACGCTGCCCCAGTATGTCGATCAGGAAAACATCAAGGCCGCTCATGAAAACGGACTCCTGAAGATCCACATGCCCAAGAAGCCCGAGTTGAAGCCCCGCAAGGTGAAGATTCTCAAGACCCAGCAGGCCGAAAAGAAGTAA
- a CDS encoding 23S rRNA (pseudouridine(1915)-N(3))-methyltransferase RlmH, protein MRIRFVWPGKTKSNDLRSLEAAYLKKIRLRAECEIVETRAARGMDEKRPDRIREFEAGGLEKQVGGDYIICLFHEGREMTSDEFAGFLDRTGAAGGRRLAFVVGGFLGLDENFMKKSDFRLSLSKMTFSHELSRILLMEQVYRAMTVLKGQNYAK, encoded by the coding sequence ATGAGAATCAGGTTCGTCTGGCCGGGAAAAACCAAGTCCAACGATCTCCGATCCCTGGAAGCGGCGTACCTGAAGAAGATCCGTCTCCGGGCCGAATGCGAGATTGTGGAAACGCGGGCGGCTCGGGGGATGGATGAAAAGCGGCCGGACCGGATTCGGGAATTCGAAGCCGGGGGACTTGAAAAACAGGTCGGGGGAGATTATATTATCTGCCTCTTTCACGAGGGTCGGGAAATGACATCCGATGAATTCGCCGGGTTCCTGGATCGAACCGGAGCGGCCGGAGGACGCCGCTTGGCCTTTGTCGTTGGAGGGTTCCTGGGTCTTGACGAAAATTTCATGAAAAAATCGGATTTTCGATTGTCGCTTTCCAAGATGACGTTTTCTCACGAGTTGTCGAGAATTCTTTTGATGGAACAGGTCTATCGAGCCATGACCGTTTTGAAAGGACAGAACTATGCCAAGTAA
- the rsfS gene encoding ribosome silencing factor — MTEKPTRKLTKRSLPIEVRSAVKAGQEKKGEDIVVLDLRGLSSFTDFFVIMTGHSARQNVAMGDQIRVELKKKNLLPLGVEKGAKADWFLMDYGFFIVHIFTPASREYYALEKLWGDALRLSYHA; from the coding sequence ATGACAGAAAAACCAACCCGGAAATTGACCAAACGGAGTCTGCCGATCGAGGTCCGATCGGCCGTGAAGGCCGGCCAGGAAAAGAAGGGCGAAGACATTGTCGTTCTCGATCTCCGGGGGCTTTCGTCATTTACCGACTTTTTTGTCATCATGACCGGACATTCCGCCCGGCAGAACGTCGCCATGGGCGATCAGATCCGTGTTGAACTCAAAAAAAAGAATCTCCTTCCGCTGGGAGTTGAGAAAGGCGCCAAGGCCGATTGGTTCCTGATGGACTACGGGTTCTTCATCGTCCATATCTTCACCCCGGCTTCAAGGGAATACTATGCCCTGGAAAAACTTTGGGGGGATGCTCTCCGGCTTTCCTATCACGCGTGA
- the nadD gene encoding nicotinate-nucleotide adenylyltransferase: MAKTSGKKTGLFGGTFNPVHTGHLQAAREILGRFALERILFIPSNIPPHKSLRDIASAADRMEMVRLACGADPRFVASDIEVAAGETSYSIVTLEKLRRIYPDTEFFFLLGADAFRDIRTWREHDRVMEVCRFIVMTRPGTDLSAAENVLQGKWREWTRRLAPEECPEDADLTGFRIFLTPIRALDISATEIRRCIRKGGDVRDRLPGPVAAYIQSRGLYRESGNA, encoded by the coding sequence ATGGCGAAAACGTCCGGAAAAAAAACAGGGCTGTTCGGAGGAACGTTCAATCCCGTTCACACCGGCCACCTCCAGGCCGCCCGGGAAATCCTGGGCCGGTTTGCCCTGGAGCGCATTCTTTTCATTCCATCGAACATTCCCCCTCACAAGTCGCTTCGTGATATCGCCTCGGCCGCGGACAGGATGGAAATGGTCCGGCTGGCCTGTGGCGCGGATCCACGATTCGTGGCATCCGACATCGAAGTTGCGGCCGGCGAGACTTCCTACTCCATTGTGACGCTCGAAAAGCTCCGGCGGATCTATCCGGACACGGAGTTTTTCTTTCTTCTCGGCGCCGATGCCTTTCGCGACATCAGGACCTGGCGGGAGCACGACCGGGTGATGGAGGTCTGTCGCTTCATTGTGATGACGCGGCCGGGCACGGATTTGTCGGCCGCCGAAAATGTTCTTCAGGGGAAATGGAGGGAATGGACCCGGCGCCTGGCCCCTGAAGAATGCCCGGAAGACGCCGATTTGACCGGGTTTCGGATATTTTTAACGCCCATCCGGGCCCTCGATATATCCGCCACGGAAATCCGGCGATGCATCCGAAAGGGCGGCGATGTTCGCGACAGGCTTCCCGGCCCCGTCGCCGCCTATATTCAAAGCCGGGGACTCTACAGGGAGAGTGGAAACGCATGA
- a CDS encoding ComF family protein encodes MRSRILKIPAAVLRAAGLLVFPSVCKRCSRFLERPEEKVVCTECLAGLRPWPGAVCGSCGRFLDSAESRPICLSCLTDPPSCRIHRSFGAYTGILKDLILLLKYKDYAVLGPALAGCLYDSLRDDAELWCDADVLIPVPLHPKRERERGFNQSLIIARELGRKTGIPVDKGCLVKTRNAPPQTSLEAKARAGNVRGAFRVKKPARIAGKSVVLVDDVCTTGSTLRACGEALLEAGVQEVRAITLARTL; translated from the coding sequence TTGAGATCCCGGATCCTGAAGATCCCGGCCGCGGTTCTGCGAGCCGCCGGCCTTCTTGTCTTCCCTTCCGTATGTAAAAGATGTTCCCGCTTTCTGGAACGCCCCGAAGAAAAGGTTGTCTGCACGGAATGCCTGGCCGGGCTTCGTCCATGGCCGGGCGCCGTGTGCGGGAGCTGCGGGCGTTTTCTCGATTCCGCGGAATCCCGGCCGATCTGCCTTTCCTGCCTGACGGATCCGCCGTCCTGCCGGATTCATCGTTCGTTCGGCGCTTACACCGGCATTCTCAAGGATCTCATTCTGCTTCTCAAGTATAAAGACTATGCGGTGCTGGGCCCGGCATTGGCCGGATGCCTTTACGACAGCCTCCGGGATGACGCCGAGCTGTGGTGCGATGCGGATGTCCTGATTCCGGTGCCCCTGCACCCGAAAAGAGAAAGGGAACGCGGATTCAACCAGTCCCTGATCATCGCCCGGGAGCTCGGCAGAAAGACGGGAATTCCCGTGGACAAAGGCTGTCTTGTCAAAACACGAAATGCTCCGCCGCAGACCTCCCTGGAGGCCAAGGCGAGGGCCGGGAATGTCCGGGGAGCCTTCCGGGTGAAAAAGCCGGCACGGATCGCCGGAAAATCGGTTGTTCTTGTCGACGATGTCTGCACGACGGGGTCCACCCTCCGGGCCTGCGGCGAAGCACTTTTGGAGGCGGGGGTACAGGAAGTGCGGGCCATCACCCTCGCCCGCACCCTCTAG